The nucleotide window TACGTACTAAATCAATAATGGGCCCAGGAATGGTTCGATTTTCATTTCTCGCTTTTCGTTGGATATAAAATGCCGCATAATCATTACGCAATTCTTCTTTTTTGAATTCATGAATGAATTTTGGCTCATTAGTTTCTTCATCCTGTGGGTCAGGGGTCGAATCAAACCCACGCTGACGTTTGAATGATGAATTATCAGCTTTGGGATTGATAATAAATACGTGTCTATTATCTGCCATTGTATCAGTTTTATGTATAGGGTTAATACTAAAAAAGATTTAGAATTGAAAAATGGGGGGAGGGTAGCCCTACTAGTACAATTCTTTGTATTAAAGTTCAACACAATTTAAGGGATTAAATTGTAATAACCTTTGCGTGTGGACTAGATAATTATATTAAGTCAGTATCAAACAGGATGTTCAAAATCCACTAATGCCTTCGCATACTCCTCCTGCACCCCCATCTCAAACCCAGCAAAATACCTTTCCGTGGTCATCAGACTTTGATGCCCCAGGTTGGTACTGGCAAGCTTCAGCGGGGCACCGCTCTGAACAAGGATCGTAGCATATGAATGCCGGGCGACATAGGTAGTCACCGGCATCTCAAAGCCCAGCTCCTCCCCTATCTTCTTCATCCACTTATTGGTGTTTTTAGTGAACTGCTTCACCTTCTTACGAATGGTTTCTGCATCGTCACCGATTTCGGCAATGTTGAAGATATAGCCGTCAGGGTGGGTATACGGCTGGCCCCATTTGGCTATGATCTGATCTATATAGGTGTTCCGGGTGGCTATAATGTTAACAGGATTCCCTTTGGTGGTACGTTTCGTCTTTTCCCGAAGGAAGGTAATATAGGATGGATGGGCGTTTCGGTGCTTCAGCAAAGCGATGTCCATCATGTTGATGCCATTACATAGGTAACTGAATATCCAGAAGTCTTTCGCCTTTTCCATGCCGGAATCCTGATCGGTAGGATATTCGAAGATCTTTTTCAGCTGGGATTTAGACAAGGCCTTTTTAATGTTTTTACCGGTAGGGATAATGTACTTACGTTTACCGAACGGGTAAGCTTCCGGCTTAATAAGGCCATTTTCACGGGCAATATTCATAATGGTCCTGAGAGGCCGCAGGTAAATGCCTACCGTCGTAATGGACCGACCCCGGGAAAGCATCCAGGCTTCAAACCCTTCCAGATACTCTTTGGTGATATGGGCGAGCTGAGGAGCCCTCCGGTACTTTTTCAGACAGTTAATAGATGAAGTGTAGGAGTCGGCGGTGCCGTGCTGGTCTTTTGATTTTAGCTCAGATATATAGTTATTGTATAATATTTCTATGGATTCCGTGTAAATCCGCTCCTTAAAGAAGCTGGACTCAAATTGGGAGAAAGAGAAAGGAACAATCCCCTCGCAGCACCGTTCCGCGTCTTTTTCAATAATACCTATCTCCTGACGGATTCGCCGGAGGTCGCCTTTGGCTTCAGCAGTATTCAGCTGGTCCCATTCCGCCGCCGTGGCGTCGTAGCCGGTAGCGTAGTATTTGCGGACCCCTTTATAGGTTACACGGAGCTTTAAGGGGAACCGCTCCCCGTTTTTAACCCTCCGGAGGTCCGGGACCACTTTGATGTTTACTTTATCCTGCTTCATGATAATTTCAGTGATTGTTTTTGATACATATTTTGATACATGTTTCTGAAAAATATCCCGAAATGATATGATGCAAGTGTAGGTATAAATTCAATACAAAGCGCCATGGTAAAGGATTACTGACGTAATCGGGGGGTAACTGAAAGTAACTGAAAACATGAATTTTAGTGACTCATAATCAGGGGGTCCCAGGATCATGCCCTGGTGGGAGCACACTACACTAAAAGGCTTTCGGCGGTTTTTCGCTGGAAGCTTTTTTCGTTTGCCTAACAAATGACCTAACATTTGTGGGAATAGCGATAGTTTGTTATTAGTCATCTTATTACCAGATAATTGTTATTGGGGAGCCCCTGCCCGAAAACAGATATACTTATCTACTGGTTTTCCTGTATATGTCGCAGTTGTTGAATAGCCTAATTTTGTATTCTCAGATAAACTATCAGAACTATGCTTTCTCAACTTCGTAATTCGATCCTCATCGCTTCTGCCTTATTGCTGCTTGCAGCTATCCCTGGCAAAAGTCAGGCTCAGGGTACATTCGACAGCAAACTGCTGAAGAGCGGAAAATATACATTGGCCTGCTATAGTGTAAATGGTGGCAGCGAGTCGGAGATCGGTACTTTCACGATCGGTATCAACACCACCAATGATAAGCTGGCACTAACCACCATCACGGCCCTTTCCGGATTGGAGGAGTGGAAAGATACTGCCATATCAGATCTGAGTACCTTCAAACCTATTTACCGTGCATCTCACAATACCATGAAAGAAATGGTGCTGCACTTCGGAAACGATGTTACCGGATATTATCTTGATAAGAAAACAGGTAAGAAGAACCAGATCAAAGAAGCCGGTAATCAGTATTTCGTTGACAGCTATACATATCCTTTCTTACTGTCGCTCCTGCCGCTGACCTCCGGTTATAGTACCGATCTGTCAGTGTACGAATATAAACCTACCAACAATGGTAATGTGAAAAAAGCCATCGTGGAGGAAGTAAAGAACAGCTCCTACGTGAGCAAATTTACCGGAAAGCATGATGTATGGGAAGTGATGGTGTTGGAACCTTCCACGGATGCAAAGTCTGTTTCCTATATTGACAAAAAGACCCGCCGCCTCTGGCAGGTGGATATGTTTAGCAATGGCCAGCAGATAAGAATGGTGGATATGGAGACGGATTTCAATTCCATCAAGGCTCCTTTCGATAAAGAAGCCACCATGAAAATGGTGAAAGGCGGCAATGCTATCATTTCCGGACAGGTATTTGCCCGTGACTTCAACGGTAACAACAAGATGCAGGTGATGAACATCCAGGCCAAGCAGGTGGCTCCCCGTGGTACACAGGTAGTCCTGATACCATACAACGATTATTTTAAGGAATGGGTCAAAGTAAACGAAGACCAGCGGAAAAAAGGCAGGGAAGGTATTGCTATTTCAGATGATGCTGCGCAGTGCATCAAAAGCACCAAGGTGTATGATGAGGCCGGTCACTTTGAATTTGTAAACCTTATGCCCGGAGAATATCTGTTGTACACCGAATTCAGCTTTGCCCACTCTTATAGCCAGCGTGAAGTGGTAGGATATACTGATCACTATATTAACGGTATGTTCCAGAGCACCACTGCCAATACAGTGAACAGGAATTACAGTGTGGGCACCAGTGCTACGGTGAAGAAGATAGTAACCGTGAGCAAACCCGGAGAAAAAGTGGAGGTAAAACTCAAGAAAACACATGCCTGAGCATAAATAGTTCGCACTACACTAAAAGGCTTCCGGCGGTTTTTCGTCGGAAGCTTTTTTATTTATCTGTAAAGCATTTGATTGTTTTATACACACCTATCTTTTGGAAAATGGTACCCCAAACTATATCCTAATGTTTCAAATGCTCAGAAATGGGTATCAAGCCCCCATTCAATTGGGTGACAACAGGTGCTTCCGTATATAACTTCGTGATAATATCATTTTTCTCGTTATCTTGATCAAAATAATAACTAAATGATTAAGAAAAGATTATATGAGATTGATATTTTAAGATTTTTGGCTGCAATCATGGTTGTAGCTTTCCATTATACTATTAATACCAAGTCCTATAACCATATATACCCTATTGATAATAAATTTCTGACTCCGATATTTTTACATGGTAACTCAGGCGTTCTTCTTTTCTTCATCATCAGCGGCTTTGTAATATT belongs to Chitinophaga sp. HK235 and includes:
- a CDS encoding site-specific integrase: MKQDKVNIKVVPDLRRVKNGERFPLKLRVTYKGVRKYYATGYDATAAEWDQLNTAEAKGDLRRIRQEIGIIEKDAERCCEGIVPFSFSQFESSFFKERIYTESIEILYNNYISELKSKDQHGTADSYTSSINCLKKYRRAPQLAHITKEYLEGFEAWMLSRGRSITTVGIYLRPLRTIMNIARENGLIKPEAYPFGKRKYIIPTGKNIKKALSKSQLKKIFEYPTDQDSGMEKAKDFWIFSYLCNGINMMDIALLKHRNAHPSYITFLREKTKRTTKGNPVNIIATRNTYIDQIIAKWGQPYTHPDGYIFNIAEIGDDAETIRKKVKQFTKNTNKWMKKIGEELGFEMPVTTYVARHSYATILVQSGAPLKLASTNLGHQSLMTTERYFAGFEMGVQEEYAKALVDFEHPV